One genomic window of Actinoplanes lobatus includes the following:
- a CDS encoding phage gp6-like head-tail connector protein, with translation MADPVLYYPLQLLKLGMSAGPDTGREALLVNALESASRAVETYCGNRIFYRSALTALSLRVRGRVVECDDGDELLVPDLAAPPTLVEIRTGRGGEWKPVTAYDVEPGDALIFDRPARLLLAGPAAWGFDRVRITAEWGWPAVPADIREATKLLATRLYLRKDSPDGTAGVGEWGPVRVAASDPDVRALLEPFRLESAG, from the coding sequence ATGGCTGACCCGGTGCTGTATTACCCGCTTCAACTGCTCAAGCTCGGTATGTCCGCCGGCCCGGACACCGGCCGTGAAGCGTTGCTCGTCAACGCGCTCGAATCCGCTTCCCGTGCGGTGGAGACCTATTGTGGTAACCGGATCTTCTACCGGAGCGCGCTGACCGCGTTGTCGTTGCGGGTGCGTGGCCGGGTGGTCGAGTGCGACGACGGCGACGAACTGCTCGTGCCGGACCTGGCGGCCCCGCCGACCCTGGTGGAGATCCGTACCGGCCGCGGCGGCGAGTGGAAACCGGTCACCGCGTACGACGTCGAACCGGGCGACGCGCTGATCTTCGACCGGCCGGCCCGGTTACTGCTGGCCGGCCCCGCGGCATGGGGTTTTGACCGCGTGCGGATTACCGCCGAGTGGGGATGGCCGGCCGTGCCGGCTGACATCCGCGAGGCAACCAAGCTCCTCGCGACCCGGCTCTACCTACGCAAAGACAGCCCGGACGGGACCGCGGGTGTGGGCGAGTGGGGACCGGTTCGGGTCGCCGCGAGCGATCCCGACGTGCGCGCCCTGCTTGAGCCGTTCCGCCTCGAATCGGCCGGCTGA
- a CDS encoding Eco57I restriction-modification methylase domain-containing protein, translating into MTLAAPHIRNYGEVFTRRWVVEALLDLTGFTTDHDLGSMRLVEPSCGSGAFLGPAIERLIVSAKVNGRDLTDLGGAIRAYDLQLEHVDASRALCRSLLLTAGTSPSAAEALAREWVTHDDFLLADISGNDADVVIGNPPYIRYDDLSDDLAALYRSRWPTMRGRGDIYVGFIERSLRLLKPGGTVGFICADRWMRNQYGAGLREFVASHYAVENVWTMHDVDAFEAQVSAYPAITVLGNHAQSSVFVADTTADFGAATASALVKAARDEAVKEFSDFGVKAHRLPHWFDGGELWPTGSPARLALIEHLNDTFGPLHDPTAGTKVSIGVATGADKVFITRDPSVVEPERVLPLAMRRDLMSGTFDWQGNYLINPWAEDGSLVPLADYPRMAAHFSSHPSLRERFVAKKDRLSWYRTIDKVQAGLTGRPKLLLQDMKTTIHPVLEQGGHYPHHNLYYVVSDAWDLEVLGGILLSRISQAFIEAYCVKMRGGTLRFQAQYLKRIRVPHPDSIDVDTADSLRAAFRDRDVDAATHAAAAAYAIDLKEYDLA; encoded by the coding sequence GTGACTCTTGCAGCTCCCCACATCCGAAACTACGGCGAAGTCTTCACACGCCGGTGGGTGGTCGAAGCTCTACTTGATCTTACCGGGTTCACTACAGATCATGATCTCGGTTCTATGCGTCTGGTAGAGCCGTCGTGTGGCTCCGGCGCGTTCCTCGGCCCCGCCATTGAGCGCCTCATCGTGAGCGCCAAGGTAAATGGACGCGATCTCACGGACCTTGGTGGGGCCATCCGTGCTTATGATCTCCAACTTGAGCACGTGGACGCCAGCCGAGCGCTTTGCCGAAGTTTGCTGCTGACAGCCGGTACCTCCCCGTCTGCGGCGGAGGCGTTGGCTCGGGAGTGGGTAACGCATGACGACTTCCTGCTTGCCGACATCAGCGGAAATGATGCTGACGTTGTCATCGGAAATCCGCCGTATATTCGCTACGATGATCTCTCGGACGATCTTGCCGCTCTGTATCGCAGCAGATGGCCCACAATGCGTGGTCGAGGCGACATCTATGTGGGGTTCATCGAGCGGTCACTACGGCTACTAAAGCCTGGAGGCACGGTCGGCTTCATCTGTGCCGATCGCTGGATGCGCAACCAGTACGGTGCCGGCTTGCGAGAGTTCGTGGCGAGCCACTACGCAGTCGAGAACGTCTGGACGATGCATGACGTTGACGCGTTCGAGGCCCAGGTGTCGGCATACCCGGCAATCACGGTGCTTGGCAACCATGCGCAGTCATCCGTCTTCGTCGCTGACACGACTGCCGATTTCGGGGCCGCCACCGCATCTGCTCTTGTGAAAGCCGCCCGGGATGAGGCGGTTAAGGAGTTCTCCGATTTCGGAGTGAAAGCCCATCGGCTCCCGCACTGGTTCGATGGCGGCGAGCTGTGGCCCACCGGCTCCCCTGCCCGTCTGGCGCTTATTGAGCACCTCAACGACACTTTCGGCCCGCTTCATGATCCGACCGCAGGAACCAAGGTCTCCATCGGTGTCGCGACAGGCGCGGACAAGGTGTTCATCACTCGGGATCCCTCGGTTGTTGAACCAGAGCGCGTTCTCCCTTTAGCGATGCGCCGTGATCTTATGTCTGGCACGTTCGATTGGCAGGGCAACTATCTAATTAATCCGTGGGCGGAGGATGGATCCCTTGTGCCCCTTGCCGACTACCCTCGGATGGCAGCCCACTTTTCCAGTCACCCTAGCCTGCGTGAGAGATTTGTAGCGAAGAAGGATCGATTGTCCTGGTACCGCACAATCGACAAAGTGCAAGCAGGCCTCACCGGCAGACCCAAACTTCTTCTCCAGGACATGAAGACAACGATCCATCCAGTACTCGAACAGGGTGGCCACTACCCACACCACAACTTGTACTACGTTGTCTCTGATGCCTGGGACTTGGAAGTCCTCGGCGGCATTCTCTTGTCTCGAATCTCTCAAGCTTTCATCGAGGCCTACTGCGTGAAAATGCGCGGCGGCACTCTCCGCTTTCAAGCCCAGTACCTCAAGCGTATTAGAGTGCCTCACCCGGACAGCATCGACGTTGACACCGCAGATTCTCTACGTGCCGCGTTCCGGGACCGGGACGTCGACGCGGCGACCCATGCGGCAGCAGCCGCGTACGCCATCGATCTCAAGGAGTACGATCTTGCCTGA
- a CDS encoding PaeR7I family type II restriction endonuclease, with product MPDRAPEDPTEAAVSLFWTKRANQIANLADGGVAGGAARAGGHMDSIRVLVADIFVEHGMSERSIHFEPYLPGYYRARKRWDMAVYYKDSLVAALEFKSQVGSVGKNINNRFEEALGTGTDTWAAQKNFAAYGDVPPWLGYVFVLREDAETERPNRPIDALFPADQAFRGMSYNQRYQEMLKRFIGDNIYQAGWFITTSVDDAGRVSYAEPLATASGKAFRAAVKGRVEYIRSVLD from the coding sequence TTGCCTGACCGCGCGCCCGAAGATCCGACAGAGGCCGCCGTATCCCTATTTTGGACCAAACGTGCAAACCAGATTGCCAACCTGGCAGATGGTGGAGTGGCAGGTGGTGCGGCCCGCGCCGGTGGGCACATGGACAGTATTCGCGTCCTTGTAGCGGACATCTTCGTCGAGCACGGAATGTCAGAGCGGTCTATCCACTTCGAGCCCTACCTACCGGGCTACTACCGGGCGCGCAAGCGGTGGGACATGGCTGTTTACTACAAGGATTCTCTTGTTGCGGCGCTCGAATTCAAGAGCCAGGTCGGAAGTGTCGGCAAGAACATCAATAACCGGTTCGAGGAAGCCCTCGGTACCGGCACTGACACGTGGGCGGCACAGAAGAACTTTGCGGCTTATGGTGATGTGCCACCGTGGCTGGGTTACGTGTTCGTGCTCCGCGAGGACGCGGAGACCGAGCGCCCCAATCGTCCGATTGACGCACTCTTTCCCGCAGACCAAGCCTTCAGAGGGATGTCGTATAACCAGCGGTATCAAGAGATGCTGAAACGCTTCATTGGAGACAATATCTACCAGGCTGGCTGGTTCATCACCACGAGCGTCGATGACGCGGGCCGGGTATCGTACGCAGAACCGCTGGCCACTGCCTCGGGTAAAGCGTTCCGTGCGGCTGTTAAAGGCCGAGTCGAATACATCCGTAGCGTTTTGGACTGA
- a CDS encoding phage major capsid protein, which produces MKHRKPELIRTDIKALGEELTALGELAEPTDDDVTRATTGIPEEFDRLEAELAASEKAAVDRERIISRAAEISNREDGDGARRPDTRRRGAPHIRRSTESIFAGLDLVRSGRFDDGDVIERAQYVIDRAPRHLSTEGREKAERLVTVDPGDRSRQAALIARHILCTGGDDYAEAFRAYMETGFPDEVLRATMTLAPASGGYLVPFTLDPSIVLSNAGIVDPLRRISTVKTIATDDWNGVTSAGVSTAWTAEGQEMTDGSPTFGQPTITPKRADAWVEGTYEMLADTGFASELGRLLADAKQIHEGQAFATGNVGATRPRGVVAKVASVAGCLVPAAANGALAQADVYAVSDALRPRDADKAVWLANKRIYNKIKQLDTSGGSAFWANMGVGRPSQLLGADNYEASSMTGTIAAGANVLLAGNFEMFYIVDRIGMSVQYDPMLKGANGRANGKAGWAAFWRVGADVVDPDAFRLLQLATAPAVAALG; this is translated from the coding sequence GTGAAGCACCGCAAGCCGGAGCTCATCCGTACTGACATCAAGGCACTCGGCGAGGAACTGACCGCGCTCGGCGAGCTCGCCGAGCCCACCGACGACGACGTCACCCGTGCCACCACCGGCATCCCCGAAGAGTTCGACCGCCTCGAGGCCGAGCTCGCCGCGAGCGAGAAGGCCGCAGTCGACCGCGAGCGCATCATCAGCCGCGCCGCAGAAATCAGCAACCGGGAGGACGGCGACGGCGCCCGGCGCCCGGACACCCGCCGGCGCGGCGCCCCGCACATCCGCCGGTCCACCGAATCCATCTTCGCCGGGCTCGACCTGGTCCGGTCCGGCCGGTTCGACGACGGCGACGTCATCGAGCGCGCGCAATACGTCATCGACCGGGCGCCGCGGCACCTGTCCACCGAGGGCCGCGAGAAGGCCGAACGCCTCGTCACCGTCGACCCGGGCGACCGTAGCCGGCAGGCTGCGCTGATCGCCCGGCACATCCTGTGCACCGGCGGCGATGACTACGCCGAAGCGTTCCGCGCCTACATGGAGACCGGTTTCCCCGACGAGGTGCTGCGCGCCACCATGACGCTCGCCCCGGCGTCCGGCGGCTACCTCGTGCCCTTCACCCTCGATCCGAGCATCGTGCTCAGCAACGCGGGCATCGTCGATCCGCTGCGCCGGATCTCCACCGTCAAGACCATCGCCACCGACGATTGGAACGGCGTCACCTCCGCCGGCGTGAGCACCGCGTGGACCGCCGAGGGGCAGGAGATGACCGACGGGTCACCGACCTTCGGTCAGCCGACGATCACCCCGAAGCGGGCCGACGCGTGGGTTGAAGGCACCTACGAAATGCTCGCCGACACGGGTTTCGCCTCCGAGCTCGGCCGGCTGCTGGCCGACGCCAAGCAGATCCACGAGGGGCAGGCGTTCGCCACCGGCAACGTCGGCGCGACCCGGCCGCGCGGTGTGGTCGCCAAGGTGGCCAGCGTCGCCGGATGCCTCGTCCCGGCCGCGGCCAACGGCGCGCTCGCTCAGGCCGACGTGTACGCCGTCAGCGACGCGCTACGGCCCCGCGACGCCGACAAGGCCGTGTGGCTCGCCAACAAGCGGATCTACAACAAGATCAAGCAGCTCGACACGTCTGGCGGTTCGGCGTTCTGGGCCAACATGGGCGTCGGCCGGCCGAGCCAGTTGCTCGGCGCCGACAACTACGAGGCGTCCAGCATGACCGGCACCATCGCCGCCGGCGCAAACGTGCTGCTCGCCGGCAACTTCGAGATGTTCTACATCGTCGACCGCATCGGCATGAGCGTGCAGTACGACCCGATGCTCAAGGGCGCCAACGGCCGCGCCAACGGCAAGGCCGGATGGGCGGCGTTCTGGCGCGTCGGCGCCGACGTCGTCGACCCGGACGCGTTCCGCCTGTTGCAGCTCGCGACGGCGCCCGCGGTGGCGGCGCTCGGCTAA
- a CDS encoding HK97 family phage prohead protease codes for MQTYDRTFALEGIEIQRGGDGRTVEAYAAVFDVPTEVRDQHGHYFEQIDRTAFNRTLSHGLDRISVIYNHGVNPTTGRADALLSVPIARAVDVRVDGRGLRTVSRYNRGPVADQVLESIKNEEIRGQSFRGRVFRSNPNGRIPRPTPGEPLPTVVRHELGLSEYGPTPRPVYEGAGIIAVRSVTELADELAALDPDARAELIRALSTATPELAPAVDTATPTPGLGAEASPDGRAGRYAIRRARIALAARTGAPAREAPQAGAHPY; via the coding sequence ATGCAGACCTATGACCGCACGTTCGCCCTGGAAGGCATCGAGATCCAGCGCGGCGGCGACGGGCGCACGGTGGAGGCGTACGCCGCCGTTTTCGACGTCCCGACCGAAGTCCGCGACCAACACGGCCACTACTTCGAGCAGATCGACCGGACGGCGTTCAACCGCACGCTCTCCCATGGACTCGATCGCATCAGCGTGATCTACAACCACGGCGTCAACCCGACCACCGGCCGGGCCGACGCGCTGCTGAGCGTGCCGATCGCCCGGGCCGTCGACGTCCGCGTCGACGGCCGCGGGCTGCGCACCGTCAGCCGGTACAACCGCGGTCCGGTCGCCGATCAGGTACTCGAATCGATCAAGAACGAAGAGATCCGCGGACAGTCGTTCCGTGGCCGCGTGTTCCGGTCGAACCCCAACGGCCGGATCCCCCGGCCCACGCCGGGCGAACCACTGCCCACCGTCGTGCGCCACGAACTCGGGCTCTCCGAGTACGGGCCAACGCCGCGCCCGGTCTATGAGGGCGCCGGCATCATCGCCGTCCGCTCGGTTACCGAGCTCGCCGACGAGCTCGCCGCCCTGGACCCCGACGCCCGCGCGGAGCTGATCCGCGCGCTCTCCACGGCCACGCCCGAGCTGGCCCCGGCCGTGGACACCGCCACTCCCACCCCGGGACTCGGCGCCGAAGCCTCGCCCGATGGGCGCGCTGGTCGGTACGCCATCCGCCGGGCACGTATCGCCCTGGCCGCCCGAACGGGAGCACCCGCACGTGAAGCACCGCAAGCCGGAGCTCATCCGTACTGA
- a CDS encoding phage portal protein, which translates to MALLDRLRKAYAARRTAGADRRAGRQAWAGMFQTYGEPNAERIVSSYVDLAEKAYAGNAVVFGVALARMSLFTEARVAFRSRADRKLSRTPALERLEKPWPNGTLADLLGRMEQDATLAGNAYIRDAGDQLERLRPDWVTIVSEVDETDDGHQIRRVLGFVYDPVGDPDRDIDFYAVDEVAHWAPIPDPLAFWRGMSWLTPVVGEINADKAMTAHRETFFKNAATPNMVIKYTGKLTREQAERIGDRIAARHAGPGKAGRTLILDEGADLQVVGAQLRDVQFDELQSAGENRVAVAGQVPAIVAGLKEGLDSAAWSMYRQALRRFADQTMRPLWRSAFAALAVLVDVPDGAELWFDVSDIAALQESEQEAAQTAQTNAATLSTLLTAGFTAESAVAYVASGDLSLLDHSGLYSVQLRPPGEQEPAPAGSAPAPDDAERPAAPADAPGPADTDEQDADDDPAGDMRRAWPVDELDFELEFIELLRGWEPNLHPRDHRGRFRKVMSSDVGENLFPLTKPSTRRLDQLVDDFGREENPDDRAWQPIVDEYERREAEENARNDRISAAVDAGDDYLDAYAREYGLDAEKLRHKERMSLLDAERFAGETRRQAVRRLYDEWIYLRYLKAEAETRGIMVTKAGFVAGIDPISLFSGPPQRARKWASEELMRWWADNGRVTFTEFAFTTYGIGSKRAAESARLSGNGRDFGV; encoded by the coding sequence GTGGCGTTGCTCGATCGGCTCCGCAAGGCGTACGCCGCGCGCCGCACCGCCGGCGCCGATCGGCGCGCTGGCCGGCAGGCATGGGCCGGCATGTTCCAGACCTACGGCGAACCGAACGCCGAGCGGATCGTGTCCAGTTACGTCGATCTCGCGGAGAAGGCGTACGCGGGCAACGCCGTGGTGTTCGGCGTGGCTCTGGCGAGGATGTCGCTGTTCACTGAGGCTCGCGTCGCGTTCCGGTCCCGCGCCGACCGCAAACTCTCGCGCACGCCGGCGCTGGAACGCCTCGAAAAGCCGTGGCCCAACGGCACTCTCGCTGATCTGTTGGGCCGGATGGAGCAAGACGCCACCCTCGCCGGCAACGCCTACATACGCGATGCCGGCGACCAGCTCGAACGGCTGCGCCCGGACTGGGTGACCATCGTGTCCGAGGTCGACGAGACCGACGACGGCCACCAAATCCGGCGGGTGCTTGGCTTCGTTTACGACCCGGTCGGCGATCCCGATAGGGACATCGACTTCTACGCCGTTGACGAGGTCGCGCACTGGGCGCCGATCCCCGACCCGCTCGCATTCTGGCGGGGCATGTCGTGGCTCACCCCCGTGGTCGGGGAGATCAACGCTGACAAGGCAATGACCGCGCACCGCGAGACGTTCTTCAAGAACGCTGCGACCCCGAACATGGTCATCAAGTACACCGGCAAGCTCACCCGCGAGCAGGCCGAGCGGATCGGTGACCGTATCGCGGCCCGGCACGCCGGTCCTGGCAAGGCCGGCCGGACGCTGATTCTCGACGAGGGAGCCGACCTGCAAGTGGTCGGCGCGCAGCTCAGAGACGTGCAGTTCGATGAACTGCAATCGGCCGGCGAGAACAGGGTCGCCGTGGCCGGTCAGGTCCCCGCAATTGTGGCCGGGCTCAAAGAGGGCTTGGACTCGGCCGCCTGGTCGATGTACCGGCAGGCGCTCCGGCGGTTCGCGGATCAAACCATGCGCCCGTTGTGGCGTAGCGCGTTCGCCGCCCTGGCGGTGCTCGTTGACGTGCCGGACGGCGCCGAACTGTGGTTCGACGTCTCCGACATCGCTGCGTTGCAGGAGTCGGAGCAGGAGGCCGCGCAGACCGCGCAGACCAACGCCGCAACCCTGTCGACGCTGCTGACCGCTGGTTTCACCGCAGAGTCCGCGGTGGCGTACGTCGCCAGCGGTGACCTGTCCCTGCTGGATCACTCCGGGCTGTACTCCGTACAACTGCGCCCACCCGGCGAACAGGAACCGGCCCCGGCCGGATCCGCCCCGGCACCCGATGATGCCGAACGGCCGGCGGCCCCCGCCGATGCGCCCGGCCCGGCCGACACCGACGAGCAGGACGCCGACGACGACCCGGCCGGCGACATGCGCCGGGCGTGGCCGGTCGACGAACTCGATTTCGAGCTCGAATTCATCGAACTGCTGCGCGGCTGGGAACCGAACTTGCACCCGCGCGATCACCGCGGCCGGTTCCGCAAGGTCATGAGCTCCGACGTCGGCGAAAACCTGTTCCCGCTGACCAAGCCGAGCACCCGCCGGCTCGACCAACTGGTCGACGACTTTGGCCGCGAGGAAAACCCCGACGATCGAGCCTGGCAACCCATCGTCGACGAATACGAGCGCCGTGAGGCCGAAGAGAACGCCCGCAACGACCGGATCAGCGCCGCCGTCGACGCCGGCGACGACTACCTCGACGCGTACGCACGTGAGTACGGCCTGGACGCCGAGAAGCTGCGCCACAAAGAGCGCATGAGCCTGCTCGACGCCGAGCGTTTCGCCGGCGAGACCCGACGCCAAGCCGTGCGCCGGCTCTATGACGAGTGGATCTATCTGCGCTACCTCAAGGCCGAAGCAGAAACCCGCGGAATCATGGTCACCAAAGCCGGATTCGTCGCCGGCATCGATCCGATCAGCCTGTTTTCCGGCCCACCTCAGCGCGCCCGCAAGTGGGCCAGCGAGGAACTGATGCGCTGGTGGGCCGACAACGGCCGCGTGACCTTCACCGAATTCGCGTTCACCACCTACGGCATCGGCAGCAAGCGCGCGGCCGAATCGGCACGGCTGTCCGGCAACGGCCGAGATTTCGGAGTGTGA
- a CDS encoding phosphoadenosine phosphosulfate reductase: MPPLRAFSYGGGVQSTAALVLSARGRIDFPAFIFANVGDDSEDPLTLDYVARYAKPFAAAHGIDLVEVRRDRRDGTVETLYGRLTREGSRSLPIPVRMANGKPGTRSCTADFKIKLVGRWLKAHGARPDRRAVVGIGISLDEIERVNKRRAAPYETPVYPLIGVGEETGLLLRRQDCERIITAAGLPIPAKSACWFCPFHRPSTWAEMRRDRPELFARACDLETLLNERRDMLGRDHVYLTRYARPLADAIPAAQAMLPIFDVSELDDAVCDNGACFT, from the coding sequence GTGCCACCGTTGCGCGCGTTCTCGTACGGCGGGGGTGTCCAGTCGACGGCCGCCCTGGTGCTCTCCGCCCGCGGCCGCATCGACTTCCCAGCGTTCATCTTCGCGAACGTCGGCGACGATTCCGAAGATCCGCTCACGCTCGACTACGTCGCCCGCTACGCCAAGCCGTTCGCCGCCGCGCACGGGATCGACCTGGTCGAGGTCCGACGCGACCGGCGCGACGGCACCGTTGAAACCCTGTACGGCCGGCTCACCCGGGAAGGCTCGCGCAGCCTGCCGATCCCGGTACGGATGGCCAACGGCAAGCCGGGCACCAGGTCGTGCACCGCCGATTTCAAGATCAAGCTTGTGGGTCGGTGGCTCAAAGCGCACGGCGCCCGCCCGGACCGCCGCGCGGTGGTCGGGATCGGGATCTCCCTGGACGAGATCGAGCGCGTCAACAAGCGCCGGGCCGCACCGTACGAGACGCCGGTCTATCCGCTGATCGGCGTGGGCGAGGAAACCGGGCTGCTGCTGCGCCGGCAGGACTGCGAGCGGATCATCACCGCGGCCGGCCTGCCTATACCTGCCAAAAGTGCGTGTTGGTTCTGCCCGTTTCATCGGCCGTCAACGTGGGCGGAGATGCGACGCGATCGCCCCGAACTGTTCGCCCGGGCGTGCGACCTGGAAACGCTGCTCAACGAGCGGCGCGACATGCTCGGCCGTGATCACGTGTATCTGACCCGGTACGCGCGGCCGTTGGCCGACGCGATCCCCGCGGCCCAAGCCATGCTGCCGATCTTCGACGTGTCCGAACTGGACGATGCGGTCTGCGACAACGGCGCATGTTTCACGTGA
- a CDS encoding XF1762 family protein produces MAALRLVPVTFKVACEYVDQHHRHHTRPQGYRFAVGVLAGERLAGVAMAGRPVSRILDDGKTIEVIRVATDGTQHACSMLYGACWRAARALGYLAGVTYTQLGESGASLRAAGWRIDAELPARPGWDAPGRRRPTRDTDGIARVRWRIGVPVTVHP; encoded by the coding sequence GTGGCCGCGTTGCGCCTGGTTCCGGTGACCTTCAAGGTGGCATGCGAGTACGTCGACCAGCACCACAGGCACCACACCCGGCCCCAGGGCTACCGGTTCGCCGTCGGCGTGCTCGCCGGCGAACGCCTGGCCGGCGTAGCGATGGCCGGCCGGCCGGTGTCGCGGATCCTCGATGACGGCAAGACGATCGAGGTCATCCGCGTCGCCACCGACGGCACCCAGCACGCCTGCTCGATGCTCTACGGCGCGTGCTGGCGCGCAGCTCGCGCGCTCGGCTACCTCGCCGGCGTCACCTACACCCAGCTTGGCGAGAGCGGCGCGAGCCTGCGCGCGGCCGGCTGGCGCATCGACGCCGAACTACCTGCGCGACCCGGTTGGGACGCTCCCGGCCGGCGCCGCCCAACCCGAGACACCGACGGGATAGCCCGCGTGCGGTGGCGGATCGGTGTACCCGTGACGGTGCACCCCTGA
- a CDS encoding DNA-methyltransferase translates to MGVNVTPHYSSEHARLYCGDALGVLCEMETGSVDAVIADPPYSSGGMVRGDRTASVHTKYVQSDSITGTALPAFVGDTRDQRGYAYWSTLWLTQAMRITQPGGVVAVFTDWRQLPTVTDAVQAAGLVWRGVVAWCKPNGRRVQGRFANNNEYLVWGTHGPRPLNALPYTLNGHYVINTPRSRVHITQKPIELLRDLVRIAPPGGTVLDPFAGSGSTGVAALAEGRRFVGIEIDPYFAAITADQLAAAEHEQPAA, encoded by the coding sequence ATGGGTGTGAACGTCACGCCCCACTACTCCAGCGAACACGCCCGGCTCTACTGCGGCGACGCGCTCGGCGTGCTCTGCGAGATGGAAACCGGCAGCGTCGACGCCGTTATCGCCGATCCGCCCTACTCCTCCGGGGGCATGGTCCGCGGCGACCGCACCGCCAGCGTGCACACCAAATACGTCCAAAGCGACAGCATCACCGGCACCGCGCTGCCCGCGTTCGTCGGCGACACCCGCGACCAGCGCGGCTACGCCTACTGGTCAACCCTGTGGCTCACCCAGGCCATGCGGATCACCCAGCCTGGCGGCGTCGTCGCCGTGTTCACCGACTGGCGGCAACTGCCCACCGTCACCGACGCCGTGCAAGCCGCCGGCCTGGTGTGGCGCGGCGTCGTCGCCTGGTGCAAACCCAACGGCCGCCGCGTCCAAGGCCGCTTCGCCAACAACAACGAGTACCTCGTCTGGGGCACCCACGGACCCCGCCCGCTGAACGCACTGCCGTACACCCTGAACGGGCACTACGTGATCAACACTCCCCGCTCCCGGGTCCACATCACGCAGAAGCCGATCGAGCTGCTACGAGACCTCGTCCGGATCGCCCCGCCCGGCGGGACCGTGCTCGACCCGTTCGCCGGCTCCGGCTCCACCGGCGTCGCCGCGCTCGCCGAAGGTCGCCGGTTCGTGGGCATCGAAATCGACCCCTACTTCGCCGCCATCACCGCCGACCAACTCGCCGCCGCCGAGCACGAGCAGCCCGCCGCCTAG
- a CDS encoding MerR family transcriptional regulator gives MRWLAADEAAAMLRRDVPAVYRLAHKHAWRRFVYNGRRYYNPSDVEHTARILTR, from the coding sequence GTGAGGTGGCTCGCTGCCGACGAGGCCGCCGCGATGCTGCGCCGGGACGTGCCGGCCGTCTACCGGCTCGCCCACAAGCACGCGTGGCGGCGCTTCGTCTACAACGGACGCCGGTACTACAACCCGAGTGACGTAGAGCACACGGCGAGGATCTTGACCAGGTAG
- a CDS encoding HNH endonuclease, with amino-acid sequence MNLLAGIFQRCAVQSAGYLTDYVITPGVLASTAGDNWRHWVVLMQRAGYLTPVELDGGGEAWRLVDDPTNLVHIRLKDELEWERQRKRDNGNANLTVAVRLRDGDECRYCGVIVVWGDQKGGRGATYDHRNPGQAAGGPDDLRVCCHSCNARRSNHADADTWCPPRPSPATPYYGTKTAAFLRDHGHKVRRSRTRPGTQPDNDTSTTRRPRTQRDTATTTASDPAPGRTTPAATSHPAEPRDARTAQTSTIERTNSRDSAAGGTTPHQQQHQDQQGLANPANHRSPESGSPGRDGAGRAPMPSPPTTAPGRTKRSRRGRTR; translated from the coding sequence GTGAATCTGCTCGCCGGGATCTTCCAACGGTGCGCCGTGCAGTCGGCCGGCTACCTCACCGACTATGTGATCACCCCGGGCGTGCTTGCGTCCACCGCCGGCGACAACTGGCGGCATTGGGTGGTGCTCATGCAGCGTGCCGGCTACCTCACCCCGGTCGAGCTCGACGGCGGGGGCGAGGCGTGGCGCCTGGTCGACGACCCGACGAACCTCGTGCACATCCGCCTCAAAGACGAATTGGAGTGGGAGCGGCAGCGTAAGCGAGACAATGGCAACGCCAACCTCACTGTCGCCGTGCGCCTGCGTGACGGCGACGAGTGCCGGTACTGCGGCGTGATCGTCGTGTGGGGTGACCAGAAAGGCGGCCGCGGCGCCACCTACGACCACCGCAACCCGGGGCAAGCCGCCGGCGGCCCCGACGATCTAAGGGTCTGCTGCCACTCCTGCAACGCCCGCCGGTCGAATCATGCCGACGCGGACACCTGGTGCCCGCCGCGGCCGAGTCCCGCAACGCCGTACTACGGCACCAAAACGGCCGCGTTCCTGCGCGATCACGGTCACAAGGTGCGCCGTAGTCGCACCCGACCCGGCACCCAGCCGGACAACGACACCAGCACCACCCGGCGACCCCGCACCCAACGGGACACCGCCACCACCACCGCGAGCGACCCGGCACCCGGCCGGACCACGCCCGCCGCGACTTCGCACCCAGCGGAACCACGCGATGCCCGCACGGCGCAAACCAGCACCATCGAACGCACCAACTCGCGCGACTCCGCGGCCGGCGGAACCACGCCCCACCAGCAACAACATCAAGATCAACAAGGATTGGCCAATCCGGCGAATCACCGATCTCCGGAATCCGGATCGCCGGGACGGGACGGGGCGGGACGGGCGCCCATGCCTTCACCACCTACTACCGCACCCGGGCGAACCAAGCGATCCCGCCGAGGACGTACCCGATGA